One Pirellulaceae bacterium DNA segment encodes these proteins:
- a CDS encoding hemerythrin domain-containing protein, which translates to MLTRTRTITVNAAFLHDLKEDNIHLRELLIALNQALAQPMHRPVQPAILAELLGRLRDQLATHFALEEFFGYFNDAVNVAPRLSVQADILRSQHVALFSEICDLVDDAESLLYQESRIIGVDDVAQRYQLFNKHLRSHETCENELILNALNDDMGGGD; encoded by the coding sequence ATGCTCACGCGAACGAGAACCATCACGGTCAATGCAGCCTTCTTGCACGACTTGAAGGAAGATAACATCCACCTCCGTGAATTACTGATCGCCTTAAATCAGGCTCTCGCGCAGCCGATGCATCGGCCAGTCCAACCAGCCATCTTGGCAGAACTCTTAGGCCGCCTTCGAGATCAATTAGCGACGCACTTTGCCCTGGAAGAATTCTTTGGATATTTTAACGATGCCGTCAACGTCGCACCTCGACTCAGCGTCCAAGCCGATATTTTACGCAGCCAACATGTAGCTCTCTTTTCCGAAATCTGCGATCTGGTCGACGATGCTGAAAGTCTTTTGTATCAAGAGTCCCGAATCATCGGCGTTGATGATGTCGCCCAACGTTACCAATTATTCAACAAGCATCTGCGATCACACGAGACGTGTGAAAACGAACTGATCTTGAACGCGCTTAACGACGACATGGGCGGCGGTGACTAA
- a CDS encoding response regulator transcription factor: MATEKQKRRIMLVDDHPLVRHGLSQLINVESDLVVCAEAASGEDALSVVGEIRPDLMVIDIGLKGINGVELIKRIRARQPEVKMLVSSMHDETLYAERALRAGARGYVNKEEAPENVIEAIRQVLDGNVFLSAAMKDRLLNDLIDGGDSSQQSPVETLSDRELEVFTLIGRGLTTREVANRLHLSVKTIETHRDHIRAKMKISSSAELMRHAVQWVLENA; the protein is encoded by the coding sequence GTGGCAACTGAGAAGCAAAAGCGTCGAATTATGCTGGTGGATGACCACCCTCTCGTCCGGCACGGGTTGAGTCAATTGATCAATGTCGAATCTGATCTTGTTGTCTGCGCGGAAGCTGCTAGCGGTGAGGATGCCCTATCCGTCGTGGGGGAAATTCGGCCTGACCTGATGGTGATCGATATTGGCTTGAAGGGCATAAACGGTGTCGAACTCATCAAACGGATCCGAGCCCGACAACCAGAAGTCAAAATGCTGGTTTCATCGATGCATGACGAAACGCTCTACGCCGAACGTGCACTCCGCGCCGGTGCCCGAGGCTATGTCAACAAGGAGGAAGCTCCCGAAAACGTCATTGAGGCGATAAGGCAGGTGCTTGACGGGAATGTTTTCTTGAGCGCTGCAATGAAAGATCGTTTGTTGAATGACCTGATCGATGGTGGCGATTCAAGTCAACAGTCCCCCGTTGAAACTCTTTCGGATCGAGAGTTGGAGGTCTTCACCTTGATCGGTCGAGGACTCACGACCCGCGAAGTTGCCAATCGGCTGCATCTGAGTGTCAAGACGATCGAAACCCACCGTGATCACATTCGGGCAAAAATGAAGATTTCCAGTTCTGCAGAGTTGATGCGGCATGCTGTACAATGGGTGTTGGAGAACGCTTGA
- a CDS encoding DUF6513 domain-containing protein, which yields MTDRETLHFVTGRLAEPSLRRIVSELSVQADFDFTIDVLPITVAALMTPKWIARHIQIPAATSRIILPGYCHGNLSPLTEITSLPIEVGPRDLHELPAIFGQESQRRADYGQHSIEILAEINHAPQMSIGQIVDIAKQLAADGADLIDVGCEPGHCWSGVSDAVKALRDEGLRVSIDSFQIDEIKAASKAGAELVLSVNATNRVAAADWGCEVVVIPDDIQTLTGLADTVELLEKKNVSYRLDPILEPIGYGFAASLARYTEVRRRYPDSSMMMGIGNLTELTDGDSAGMNVLLLGFCEELGIASVLTTQVINWARSTVREIDLGRRLVHHAVRHQVLPKHLEPGLVMLRDPRLYPMGSQELEMMGQQLKDPNFRLFAEDGEVHLMNSNLHLKDTDPYRLFSRLMETSPKNVDSSHAFYLGYEVAKAITALTLGKQYRQDEALDWGFLTLPEKSHRNRKLDDS from the coding sequence ATGACTGATCGGGAAACGCTCCATTTTGTGACTGGTCGGCTGGCGGAACCCTCCTTGCGTCGCATTGTCAGTGAACTATCAGTGCAAGCGGACTTTGATTTCACGATCGACGTTCTGCCGATTACCGTCGCCGCCCTCATGACGCCCAAGTGGATTGCCCGCCACATTCAAATCCCCGCCGCCACCAGCCGCATCATTTTGCCGGGATATTGCCACGGGAACCTTTCGCCGCTCACAGAAATCACATCGTTACCGATTGAAGTCGGCCCGCGAGACCTACACGAATTGCCAGCAATATTTGGACAAGAAAGTCAGCGGCGTGCGGACTACGGACAGCATTCGATCGAGATCCTGGCAGAGATCAATCACGCGCCCCAAATGTCAATCGGCCAAATCGTCGACATTGCCAAGCAGTTGGCGGCAGACGGCGCCGATCTGATTGACGTTGGCTGCGAACCGGGCCACTGTTGGTCGGGAGTTTCCGATGCCGTCAAGGCGTTGCGAGATGAGGGACTTCGTGTCTCGATTGATAGTTTCCAGATTGATGAGATTAAAGCAGCCAGCAAGGCGGGTGCCGAGTTGGTATTGTCGGTCAACGCTACAAACCGAGTTGCCGCGGCAGACTGGGGCTGTGAAGTGGTCGTGATTCCAGATGACATTCAAACGCTCACCGGCCTGGCCGATACGGTGGAACTGCTCGAAAAAAAGAACGTCTCCTACCGATTAGATCCAATCCTAGAACCAATCGGCTATGGATTTGCGGCGAGCCTCGCGCGATACACCGAGGTTCGTCGACGCTATCCGGATTCGTCGATGATGATGGGAATCGGAAATCTGACCGAATTGACCGATGGGGATTCTGCCGGCATGAACGTGCTGCTACTGGGATTCTGTGAAGAACTCGGGATCGCCAGCGTTTTGACCACCCAGGTCATCAACTGGGCTCGGTCGACCGTCCGCGAAATCGACTTGGGACGACGCCTGGTTCACCACGCGGTCCGCCATCAAGTACTCCCCAAACATCTCGAACCGGGACTGGTCATGCTACGGGACCCAAGACTCTATCCGATGGGGTCTCAAGAGCTTGAAATGATGGGGCAACAGCTGAAGGATCCGAACTTCCGCCTGTTTGCAGAAGACGGTGAAGTTCATTTAATGAATTCGAACCTGCATTTGAAGGACACCGACCCCTACCGTCTTTTCAGCCGGCTGATGGAAACTTCCCCGAAAAACGTCGATTCCTCACACGCCTTCTATCTGGGATATGAGGTGGCAAAAGCGATCACCGCCTTGACGCTGGGCAAGCAATACCGTCAGGATGAAGCGCTGGACTGGGGGTTTTTGACCCTCCCCGAAAAGTCTCATCGCAATCGCAAGCTCGACGATTCGTAA
- a CDS encoding PAS domain S-box protein, giving the protein MDLPEANYRELFDLAAVMILSIDPVSEKITACNQQVVRSLGYDQQELLGREVADFCVGESARLIKQNFRELMEGQGFIEHDLRVQCKDQTIVDVRQRASAVRNARGDLTYVNCTWLNISQRKQAERELNESRHQFQSILDHASAIICIKDLAGRYLLINRRFEELFNLTLARVQGETDFELFPEQIARNFRENDRQVVEQNCPITFEETVLHGDEVRTYISLKFPLMNELGRPYAIAGIATDITLRKQVEAALSESEERFRQLAENIPDCFWVTEVDSFKSLYVSIAYERIWGRPRAQLYENPNLWFEAIHEADRARVQREFLQSTKGGTYDVEYRVVRPDGRVCWVHDHGVPILDQDQQVFRVVGIAQDITERKMLEKQVADVGAREQQRIGHEIHDELGQQLTGLSFLAKSLERRLADQELPEVADAGAIAEGIQSSIREVRRLVRGFAPVDLDEHGLMVALEQLTEQTFHRSGIVCRFTAAFEVRIPDNSIATQLYRIAQEAVNNAVKHSGAGRIDVSLIGHEGMILLRVHDTGSGISHDTRRQTSMGLAIMRYRANVIGADLEVKSSSRFGTEIACVVRLTPDEGSAKSGN; this is encoded by the coding sequence ATGGATTTGCCGGAGGCAAACTATCGCGAACTTTTCGATCTTGCTGCGGTGATGATTCTTTCGATTGATCCCGTGTCGGAAAAAATCACCGCTTGCAATCAGCAGGTTGTGCGCTCCTTGGGCTACGACCAGCAGGAGTTGTTAGGGAGGGAAGTTGCCGACTTTTGTGTCGGTGAATCGGCCCGATTGATAAAACAGAACTTTCGGGAACTCATGGAAGGGCAGGGTTTTATTGAGCATGATTTGCGAGTGCAATGCAAAGATCAGACGATCGTTGATGTGCGGCAACGAGCTTCTGCGGTTCGCAACGCACGCGGTGATCTGACTTATGTAAATTGCACCTGGCTCAATATCTCGCAACGCAAGCAGGCGGAACGGGAACTGAATGAGAGTCGTCATCAATTTCAATCGATTTTGGATCACGCGTCCGCCATCATTTGTATTAAAGATTTAGCGGGTCGTTATCTGCTGATCAATCGTCGTTTTGAGGAGTTGTTCAACCTGACGCTGGCGCGTGTTCAAGGGGAGACGGATTTCGAACTCTTTCCGGAGCAAATTGCACGCAATTTCCGAGAAAATGATCGGCAAGTAGTGGAGCAAAACTGTCCGATCACCTTTGAGGAAACCGTTCTACATGGCGATGAGGTTCGAACCTACATTTCGCTAAAGTTTCCGCTCATGAACGAATTGGGACGCCCGTATGCCATTGCTGGAATTGCGACAGATATCACGTTGCGAAAGCAGGTCGAGGCAGCCTTATCTGAGAGCGAGGAACGATTTCGGCAGCTGGCTGAGAATATTCCTGATTGTTTCTGGGTGACCGAAGTGGATAGTTTTAAATCGTTGTATGTGAGTATTGCTTACGAACGGATTTGGGGGCGACCCAGGGCGCAGTTGTACGAAAATCCGAATCTCTGGTTCGAAGCGATTCATGAGGCCGATCGTGCACGTGTACAACGAGAATTTCTCCAATCTACCAAGGGCGGCACCTATGATGTTGAATATCGCGTGGTGCGACCTGATGGAAGAGTTTGCTGGGTCCACGATCATGGCGTCCCGATTCTAGATCAAGATCAGCAGGTGTTCCGCGTTGTTGGAATCGCACAGGATATTACCGAACGCAAGATGCTTGAAAAACAGGTTGCGGACGTTGGTGCGCGTGAACAGCAACGAATTGGGCATGAAATACATGACGAATTAGGCCAGCAATTGACGGGTTTGAGTTTCTTGGCCAAAAGTCTCGAGCGACGACTCGCTGATCAAGAGTTGCCTGAGGTTGCCGATGCAGGGGCGATTGCAGAGGGGATCCAGAGTTCGATTCGCGAGGTGAGGAGGCTTGTGCGAGGTTTCGCTCCGGTCGATTTGGATGAGCATGGATTGATGGTGGCTTTAGAACAGTTGACGGAACAAACATTTCATCGATCAGGAATCGTCTGTCGCTTTACCGCCGCTTTTGAAGTGCGGATTCCGGACAATTCCATCGCCACCCAGCTGTATCGGATTGCTCAAGAAGCCGTCAATAATGCCGTCAAACACTCTGGAGCCGGGCGGATTGATGTGTCATTAATTGGCCACGAAGGTATGATTTTGCTGCGAGTTCATGATACTGGCAGCGGGATCTCCCACGACACTCGTCGCCAGACCAGCATGGGGCTTGCGATCATGCGTTACCGAGCGAATGTGATCGGCGCGGATCTCGAGGTGAAGTCGTCGTCTCGTTTTGGTACTGAGATTGCGTGTGTGGTGCGCCTAACTCCCGATGAGGGTTCCGCGAAAAGTGGCAACTGA
- a CDS encoding tetratricopeptide repeat protein, protein MFRNLQILLLLTTFPTLVQAEQEDGNSNAQTDTTINQLVNQTRDSVVTITVVGRDGRKAGMGTGFVISSDGLIATNLHVIGEARPVKVRFHNGRQLTATEIYASDRQFDLAIIRVAADDLQPLSLSIADAVPQGTPVVALGNPMGLRHSVVNGIVSGTREVDEREMIQLAIPIEPGNSGGPLLNLQKEVVGIVTMKSAVTANLGFAIRVSDLKALLNSPNPVPIERWITIGALNPKDWKTLFGANWQKRAGRIVVAEAGDSFGGRSLCLANRELPAEHYEVAAFVRLDDESGAAGLAFGSDGKQRHYGFYPSGARLRLTRFDGPTVYTWQVLEEIETEHYRPGEWNHFKIRVEDDILRCFVNDQQVIERRGSQIRRGKVGLVKFRQTGATFKQFELLETIEPKQISQQRQQQRQQQIDKIDISSSIPTQQIDQLSEDTEASLMVLQQKTTELEQQLQRLKQIANDVHVFRVCKQLRQALDAEGPTNLIRAALLISRLDNRDLDVKTYENEFKELTAQLLTELTDKMTPANKIDKLNQFLFKQNGFHGSRTHYYHAANSYFDRVLDDREGLPITLSLLYLEMGRRLGLTIEGVGLPGHFVVRHLPMEGDSQLIDVFDGGRKLSPADARKIASLGNDVPFRTEYLDAYTETEIILRMLNNLQGIAQRDGDREAMLRYIEATVTVDPTNPSHRGVRAVLRQETGRKQAALEDLNWFFETAPEGIDLEQIQRMKDLFSKP, encoded by the coding sequence GTGTTTCGTAATCTTCAGATTCTACTGTTGTTGACCACCTTTCCCACGCTGGTCCAGGCGGAACAGGAGGATGGCAACTCAAACGCCCAGACCGACACGACAATCAATCAGCTCGTCAATCAGACTCGCGACTCGGTGGTCACCATCACCGTCGTGGGACGGGATGGGAGAAAGGCGGGCATGGGAACCGGCTTCGTTATCTCAAGCGACGGTTTGATTGCGACGAATCTTCATGTAATTGGAGAAGCGAGACCCGTCAAAGTGCGTTTTCACAACGGGCGCCAATTGACCGCCACCGAGATATACGCTTCGGACCGCCAATTCGACCTGGCCATCATTCGAGTGGCGGCTGACGATCTGCAACCGCTCTCCTTATCAATCGCTGACGCGGTACCTCAAGGAACTCCTGTCGTCGCCTTGGGAAACCCGATGGGACTACGTCATAGCGTCGTGAACGGCATCGTCTCGGGAACACGAGAGGTTGACGAAAGAGAGATGATCCAACTGGCCATTCCGATTGAGCCCGGAAACAGTGGTGGCCCCCTGCTAAATTTACAAAAAGAAGTCGTCGGAATTGTGACCATGAAATCGGCAGTGACCGCCAATCTCGGCTTCGCGATTCGCGTCTCTGACCTGAAGGCGCTACTGAATTCACCCAACCCGGTCCCAATCGAACGTTGGATCACGATCGGTGCGCTTAACCCGAAAGATTGGAAGACGCTGTTTGGCGCAAACTGGCAAAAGCGTGCAGGACGCATTGTGGTGGCAGAGGCAGGCGACAGCTTCGGAGGCCGTTCCCTCTGCTTGGCCAACCGAGAATTGCCGGCTGAGCATTACGAGGTGGCTGCGTTTGTCCGACTGGATGACGAATCTGGCGCGGCAGGCTTGGCTTTCGGATCAGACGGAAAGCAACGTCATTATGGCTTCTATCCTTCGGGTGCTCGCTTAAGATTAACACGATTTGACGGCCCGACGGTCTATACCTGGCAGGTCCTAGAGGAGATTGAAACGGAACATTATCGGCCCGGCGAATGGAATCATTTCAAAATCCGCGTCGAGGACGACATCTTGCGATGCTTTGTCAATGATCAACAAGTCATTGAAAGACGCGGCAGTCAAATAAGACGTGGAAAAGTCGGCTTGGTCAAATTCCGACAAACGGGCGCCACCTTTAAGCAATTCGAATTACTTGAAACGATCGAACCAAAGCAAATCTCGCAACAGCGTCAACAACAGCGACAACAACAAATCGATAAAATCGATATCAGCTCGTCCATCCCGACTCAACAAATTGATCAGTTGAGTGAAGACACTGAAGCCAGCCTGATGGTGCTTCAACAAAAGACCACGGAGCTCGAGCAGCAATTACAACGTTTGAAACAGATTGCCAATGACGTACACGTGTTCCGCGTGTGCAAACAACTACGTCAAGCTCTCGACGCGGAAGGACCGACCAACTTGATCCGTGCCGCTCTCCTTATTTCTCGTTTAGACAATCGTGATCTCGACGTAAAAACATATGAAAACGAGTTTAAGGAGTTAACAGCACAACTGCTGACCGAGCTTACAGATAAGATGACTCCGGCAAACAAAATCGACAAACTCAATCAGTTTCTCTTCAAACAGAATGGCTTCCATGGCAGCCGAACCCACTACTATCATGCGGCGAACAGCTATTTTGATCGCGTATTGGACGATCGCGAAGGACTACCGATCACGCTCTCATTGCTTTACCTAGAAATGGGGCGGCGACTGGGATTAACGATCGAGGGCGTTGGCCTGCCGGGGCATTTTGTTGTCCGCCATCTCCCGATGGAGGGTGATTCTCAGTTGATTGATGTATTTGATGGCGGGCGAAAATTAAGCCCAGCGGACGCTCGAAAAATCGCCTCGCTTGGCAACGACGTACCGTTCCGAACCGAATATCTCGATGCTTACACCGAAACAGAAATCATTTTGCGAATGCTAAATAACCTACAAGGTATTGCACAGCGAGACGGAGATCGTGAAGCAATGCTGAGGTATATCGAAGCGACCGTAACTGTCGATCCGACAAATCCATCTCATCGCGGAGTCCGTGCCGTACTGAGACAAGAAACGGGTCGCAAACAAGCGGCTTTGGAAGACCTCAACTGGTTCTTCGAGACAGCCCCGGAAGGAATCGATTTGGAGCAGATTCAACGAATGAAAGATCTCTTCTCAAAACCCTGA
- a CDS encoding VCBS repeat-containing protein, translated as MSARFKRLADKNRSSFVIGNVISLAILLGALNFTAVAFAEPDLKFERTRLDGQFRSEGVAVGDLNQDGLNDIVAGFVWYEAPDWKMHSLVAEAPQYQPKGYANSFVNMTHDVNGDGWIDVMIVDFPGTPTWWFENPKGRKGAWERHQITPVSNNESPQFLDLDGDGKREWVMGVAPSTPTSDGPERFLAFLKAKSDPKADWTIHRISRNAAPGTKKYDHGLGIGDVNSDGRLDVVVPAGWWEAPEDRMDATWDFHAAPFGKAASQMYVYDVDGDGDNDLLSSSAHNFGIWWHEQTKPNEWKTHEIDASFSQTHGLCLADMDGDGLKDFVTGKRWWAHGGNDPGGDQPAVFYWYRLTRENGKPKWTPHLFDRDSGPGTQFEVVDVDKDGLLDVVSSNKKGVHYFKQVRGE; from the coding sequence GTGAGCGCGCGATTTAAACGATTGGCAGACAAAAACCGTTCTTCTTTTGTGATTGGGAACGTGATTTCACTCGCAATTCTTCTGGGCGCTCTGAATTTCACGGCAGTCGCTTTTGCAGAGCCGGATTTGAAGTTTGAACGCACGCGTTTGGACGGGCAATTTCGCAGTGAAGGCGTCGCGGTTGGGGACCTGAATCAAGATGGTTTAAATGATATTGTTGCCGGTTTTGTCTGGTACGAAGCGCCGGACTGGAAAATGCACTCGCTGGTGGCAGAAGCTCCCCAATACCAACCGAAAGGCTATGCGAATTCGTTTGTCAACATGACGCATGATGTGAACGGTGATGGTTGGATCGATGTCATGATCGTTGATTTTCCAGGTACGCCTACTTGGTGGTTCGAAAATCCTAAGGGACGGAAGGGGGCTTGGGAACGCCATCAAATTACGCCCGTGTCAAATAATGAAAGTCCCCAATTTCTCGATTTGGACGGAGATGGCAAACGAGAGTGGGTAATGGGCGTGGCGCCAAGCACCCCGACTTCCGATGGACCCGAACGGTTTCTCGCGTTCTTGAAAGCAAAATCAGATCCGAAGGCGGATTGGACGATCCATCGTATTTCACGAAATGCCGCGCCGGGAACGAAAAAGTATGATCACGGACTCGGTATCGGCGATGTGAACTCCGATGGACGACTTGATGTTGTCGTGCCAGCGGGCTGGTGGGAAGCCCCCGAGGATCGAATGGATGCCACGTGGGATTTTCATGCGGCTCCCTTTGGCAAAGCTGCTTCTCAGATGTATGTCTATGATGTCGACGGTGATGGTGACAACGATCTGCTCAGTAGTAGTGCTCACAACTTCGGTATCTGGTGGCATGAACAGACGAAGCCCAACGAATGGAAGACACACGAAATTGATGCGAGTTTTTCCCAGACCCACGGGCTTTGTTTGGCCGATATGGACGGTGACGGTCTGAAAGATTTTGTGACAGGAAAACGCTGGTGGGCGCATGGAGGTAACGATCCTGGAGGCGACCAGCCGGCTGTCTTTTACTGGTATCGGCTCACACGTGAAAACGGTAAACCAAAGTGGACCCCCCATCTGTTCGATCGCGACAGCGGACCTGGAACTCAATTCGAGGTTGTCGACGTGGATAAGGATGGGTTGCTTGATGTCGTCTCTTCCAACAAAAAAGGTGTTCATTATTTCAAGCAGGTTCGCGGAGAGTAA
- the pabB gene encoding aminodeoxychorismate synthase component I: MPAPPEHKTKTDRPMINEISPPPLAAEVFERLARLPGCIFLDSAQTHPELGRYSYVTADPFATIRVPSDSKHPLHRLEAALNQLSSHRDPELPPFQGGAAGLFAYELGRSWETIASPRTDEFHLPALAVGLYDVVIAFDHQQQRCWIVSQGWPERDVTARRQRASDRLEQFRSVLDQPIDGLPSLASHRRETISIDQQNQHHLVHVPGKTSQTPTNLLSNFSANGFKQTVEKAIEYIHAGDVFQVNLAQRLIHPQSVDSVSLYQRLRAENPAPFAGYFDMGDFQIVSASPERFLKVNDGSIETRPIKGTRQRVTGAEADLFTGDELKQSEKDLAENVMIVDLMRNDLSRVCDDESVIVNQLCSVETYQYVQHLVSSVTGQLLPDCSPFDLLRAAFPGGSITGAPKLRAMQIISELEPHARGAYCGSLGYLTCDGQMDLSILIRTITAGGGWWQLPVGGGIVSQSEPTQEYAETWHKAEGLLRAIL; encoded by the coding sequence ATGCCCGCACCGCCTGAGCATAAAACGAAAACGGACCGCCCGATGATCAATGAGATTTCTCCGCCACCTTTGGCGGCGGAGGTTTTCGAAAGACTCGCCCGACTGCCCGGGTGCATCTTCCTTGACAGCGCGCAGACACATCCAGAACTTGGTCGTTACTCTTACGTCACTGCCGATCCATTCGCCACAATTCGAGTCCCCTCAGATTCGAAACATCCACTGCATCGCTTGGAAGCAGCGCTCAATCAATTAAGCTCGCACCGCGATCCCGAACTCCCTCCGTTTCAAGGTGGCGCCGCCGGTCTATTTGCTTACGAGCTTGGTCGCTCGTGGGAAACCATCGCGTCGCCCCGAACGGATGAGTTCCACTTACCCGCCCTGGCCGTTGGCCTGTACGACGTCGTCATCGCCTTCGATCATCAACAACAGCGATGCTGGATCGTTTCTCAGGGCTGGCCCGAGCGAGACGTAACGGCTCGTCGCCAACGGGCAAGTGACCGATTGGAGCAATTCAGGTCGGTACTCGATCAACCAATCGACGGCCTGCCCTCCCTTGCTAGCCACCGCCGCGAAACCATTTCCATTGACCAACAGAACCAACACCACTTGGTACATGTCCCTGGCAAAACGTCTCAAACTCCGACCAATCTGCTGAGCAATTTTTCTGCGAACGGTTTTAAACAAACAGTCGAAAAAGCCATCGAATACATTCATGCTGGCGATGTATTCCAAGTCAACTTGGCACAGCGTCTCATCCACCCGCAATCAGTCGATTCGGTTTCGCTTTACCAGCGGTTACGAGCTGAGAATCCGGCTCCTTTTGCTGGCTATTTCGACATGGGAGACTTTCAAATTGTCAGCGCATCGCCGGAGCGATTCCTAAAAGTCAACGATGGCAGCATCGAGACGCGTCCCATCAAGGGCACGCGACAACGAGTCACCGGCGCCGAAGCCGACCTGTTCACCGGCGACGAGCTAAAACAGAGTGAGAAGGATCTTGCCGAAAATGTGATGATCGTGGATCTGATGCGAAATGACTTGTCGCGAGTCTGCGATGACGAATCCGTGATCGTCAACCAGCTTTGTAGCGTCGAAACGTATCAATACGTCCAACACTTGGTCTCGTCGGTAACCGGCCAACTGCTTCCCGATTGCAGCCCGTTCGATCTGCTCCGCGCCGCGTTTCCCGGGGGCTCGATCACGGGTGCTCCCAAACTCCGCGCTATGCAGATCATTTCTGAATTGGAGCCGCACGCACGAGGCGCCTATTGCGGCTCCCTCGGATACTTGACCTGCGATGGCCAGATGGATCTGAGTATACTGATTCGCACGATCACGGCCGGAGGTGGTTGGTGGCAACTCCCGGTCGGCGGCGGAATTGTTTCTCAATCGGAACCCACTCAGGAGTACGCCGAAACCTGGCACAAGGCAGAAGGGCTGTTGCGAGCCATTCTGTGA
- a CDS encoding SDR family NAD(P)-dependent oxidoreductase — MPSNNPSHLTGKVAVVTGSSSGIGRAIALQLAANQANVVIHARESEAAGEAVVKQAHELGVESRLLLADISQPQSVLELVDTCWQWKDGVDIWINNAGADVLTGAASDFSFAEKLQRLWEVDVMGTIRVARLVGKRMKARGSGVILNVGWDQAEFGMAGDSGEMFAATKGAIMSFTRSLARSLAPQVRVNCLAPGWIRTAWGDQASTYWNERAQKESLLQRWGTPQDVANTACFLASPAAAFMTGQIIAVNGGLVGSGNESDCDD; from the coding sequence GTGCCAAGTAATAACCCAAGTCATTTAACAGGCAAAGTCGCCGTTGTAACCGGTTCATCCAGCGGAATCGGCCGAGCGATTGCGTTACAACTGGCAGCCAACCAAGCAAATGTGGTTATCCACGCTCGTGAAAGCGAAGCGGCAGGCGAGGCGGTTGTCAAACAAGCTCATGAACTGGGCGTCGAAAGTCGATTGTTGCTGGCAGATATTTCTCAGCCGCAATCCGTGCTGGAATTAGTCGACACCTGCTGGCAATGGAAAGATGGTGTCGATATTTGGATCAATAACGCCGGCGCTGACGTGCTTACAGGTGCCGCCAGCGATTTTTCATTTGCTGAAAAATTGCAACGACTGTGGGAAGTCGACGTGATGGGAACGATCCGAGTGGCCCGCTTGGTCGGCAAACGCATGAAAGCGCGCGGCAGCGGCGTAATCTTGAATGTCGGCTGGGACCAGGCCGAATTCGGCATGGCTGGCGACAGCGGCGAAATGTTTGCAGCGACCAAGGGTGCGATCATGTCGTTTACCCGCAGTCTGGCTCGTTCCTTAGCGCCTCAAGTGAGGGTCAATTGCCTCGCACCCGGTTGGATCAGGACCGCCTGGGGGGATCAAGCCTCGACCTACTGGAATGAACGCGCACAAAAGGAGTCCCTTCTGCAACGCTGGGGCACACCGCAAGATGTGGCAAATACAGCCTGCTTCCTGGCTTCGCCCGCGGCCGCCTTCATGACCGGACAAATCATTGCCGTCAACGGTGGATTGGTCGGTTCCGGCAACGAGTCTGATTGTGATGACTGA
- the tsaE gene encoding tRNA (adenosine(37)-N6)-threonylcarbamoyltransferase complex ATPase subunit type 1 TsaE: protein MQSFCYLANNEADTSQLGANLTDQLPVTAMIGLCGTLGAGKTRLVKAIAEAYGVPAETVVSPTFTLCNEYTGRRPIFHFDMYRIADEDELHEIGFDEYLQRPGLTIVEWADRFAEAMPVDKLTISLDVLSETTRQITLTAETATYENLLEALALKLS from the coding sequence ATGCAATCATTTTGTTACCTCGCCAATAATGAAGCCGACACGTCCCAATTAGGCGCGAACTTGACCGATCAATTACCCGTCACGGCAATGATTGGTCTGTGCGGAACACTCGGCGCCGGCAAAACACGGTTGGTCAAAGCGATCGCCGAAGCGTATGGCGTTCCCGCTGAAACCGTGGTAAGCCCTACTTTCACTCTCTGCAATGAATACACCGGGCGTCGTCCGATTTTCCACTTCGACATGTATCGCATTGCCGATGAAGATGAGTTACACGAAATTGGATTCGATGAATACCTGCAGCGACCTGGCCTGACCATCGTTGAATGGGCGGATCGTTTTGCCGAGGCGATGCCAGTGGACAAACTCACCATCAGCCTGGACGTTCTTTCAGAAACCACACGGCAAATCACATTGACAGCCGAAACGGCGACCTATGAAAACCTGCTAGAAGCACTCGCCTTGAAGCTCAGCTAG